The DNA sequence CATAATATAAAAGTCATAATAAGGAGATTACATCATGAATTTTTTGCAAAATTTAAAAGTACGGACGAAATTAGCTATTCTAGTCATCTTTGCCTCCTGTCTCGCTGCAGCTCTTGGCCTCGTTGGTCTGGCTTACATGAAAGACATGGGCAAAGATACGAAAGAGATGTACCAGGACCGGCTCCAGCCAATTCAGACAATCGGTAAAATGCGTTCAAATAATAAAGCGATGGACAGTTACATGCTGGAAGCCATGCTATCTAAAGATAAAGCATATTCGAAGCAGCTTGTTGATCAAATCGATCAACTCGTTCAGGAGAATATTAGCATGGAAGACCCTTCATTCTTTAAAGAGGGTGTTCTGAGCTTTGATGATTATGGGAAAATTGTTGATCAATTTTCAGAAGCCCGAAAGAAATCACTCGATCTGGCAAAGGAAAATAAAAACAAAGAAGCTTATGAAGTCTATGTAAATGAAGTAAAAGCAATCAGTCAGCAATTCGATGATTCTATAATTAAACTGAGAGAATACCATGAAAAAACGGCCAAACAAGTTGACATTGATAATGATGATAAAATCGCCAAGGCTAGCTGGACACTGTTCTCCCTCATCATTGTTGGCATCATTCTTCTTATTGCATTTGGCATGCTCGTTTCCCGTATAATCACCCGCCCTCTTTCGGACATATCAGGGTTAATGAAATACGCTGCCGAGGGCGACTTAACGCATAAAGGCGATTATCAATCCGGGGATGAACTTGGACAACTGAATGCTTCCTATAATCATATGATGGACAGTATTAGAGATACGATCAGTAAAGTAAACGAGAACGCTGAAATGGTCGTCGCCTCCTCTGCCCAACTGAGCGCAAGCGCCGAACAGAGCACACAGGCAAGTACACATATTGCTTCTACAATTCAGGATCTCGCTCAAGGATCGGAAACTCAGCTCCGAAGTACAGAAGAAAGCGAAAAGGCCATTCACGGCATTACAGAGTATACGAAACAAATCAATGAGAATACAAATGCTGTGTCTGCAAGTGCCAAACAGTCAGCAGAACTTTCTGCTGAAGGTGAGAAAAAGATTCGTGAAATGGTTGACCAAATGCAGACTATAAGCAATAATGTCGCAGGTCTCGGCAAAGCTGTTAAAGCTTTGAGCGAACGTTCTGCAGAAATTGGCAGTATTAACTCTGTTATTACGAATATTGCCGACCAGACAAACTTGCTTGCTCTAAATGCGGCTATTGAGGCTGCACGTGCTGGCGAACATGGAAAAGGCTTCGCCGTCGTCGCAGATGAAGTACGTAAGCTCGCAGAACAGTCTGTGAACTCTGCCGATCAGATCAAAGCATTGATCGGGACAATTCAAGATGAGACTGAAGAAACGCTTTCCAATATGGATGAAACGATTCGCGGCGTAGAAGTTGGCATTCAAGTCGCTCGCTCTGCAGGAGATTCCTTCGCTGAAATCGAACAAGCCATCCAGCAAGTATCAAATCAGTTTAATGACGTTGCTCACGCGATTAATCAGCTGACGGACGGCTCGCTTCAAGTGGCCGATTCCATTCGCAATGTAAAAGAAGTTGCAGAAACTGCAGCTGCAAGCAGTCAGACTGTATCAGCAGGTACAGAAGAACAGCTTGCTTCCATGGAAGAGATTGAGACTTCAGCGAGCGGTCTTGCGGAGATTTCCGAAGAACTCCAGCATGCTGTTAAACGTTTTAAACTATAATTCCAAACAAAAAAGCATTGTCCTCGCAATATATGAGGACAATGCTTTTTTACTAATAGATTAGCCAGATGAGCGGCTGTGTAATAATCGATACAACGATAGAGGAAAGCCCCATCGCTACTGTTCCGGCCGCTCCCTCTTCTTCAGAGTGTTCCATCGCCATCGCAATTCCAATCGCGTGGGAAGCACAGCCAATTCCGATTCCCTTCCCAAGGAAATGACGAATGCGTGCCAATTTAAACAAATACGGACTCATAACTGCCCCACCAATCCCTGCGAACATAACAAAAACAGCAGCGAGTGCCGGCACACCCCCAATTGTATGAGCGATATCCATCGCTACCGGAGTCGTAACATTCTTTGGTGTAAGTGAAAGTGCAATTTTTTGATCAATATGAGCCAACTTTGTAAGAATAAGTCCACTTGCCACCCCCGATATTGCTCCAACGACAACACCGGACAAGATCGGGACGATATTGCGTTTCAGCATATCCCACTGTTTATAAAGCGGATATGCAAGTGCAACAACAGCAGGGCCAAGTAAGTGATTGATCCAATTCGCTCCTTGTGCGTACACATCATAAGGAATACGCAAGACAAATAGTAAAGCGATGATCATAACTGTTCCAATGAGCACCGGTATCGTAAAAGGTCCGGGGTATTTTTGACTGATTTTGCGGGCTAACATATAAATGAAGATCGTGCCTATTATAGATAGGATTCCTGTAACAAATGTCAGCATTGGCTCCGGCCTTCTTTCCGGCGAATGAGCACTTGTGTAACGGCTCCGCCGATCAACATGACCATCGCTGTGCTCACTAAGGCGATGACAACAATCCAAATTCCCGCTCCTTTGAACAGATCAAGATACTCGATTGCTCCAACCGTAATGGGCAGAAATAAAAGTGGTAAATGCCTAATAAGCAACGAGGCCCCTTCTTCAGCCCATTTCGGCTTGAAAATACCTGTTAGCAAACAGAATAAAAACAGAAGCATCCCTATGACACTTCCAGGTATGAAAAGGTGAAGTGCATGCTCAATCCATGTACCTAACCAATAAAATACAAATAGGATGGCAATATGAATAACCAATCGCAGAACTTGCATGATGAAGATCCTCTCTGTCATAAAATATGAAATACTTACCTATTATATCATTTTTCATGACAGAGAGAGGGTTCCCCATATATCAATTAAGTCATGGCCGAAAGTCTCCTCCGGCGCTCTTCATCGTCGTGCATCTCTACTATCTGTTTCAAACCAAGATGAATCATTACATAAATGAAGAACCAGGCTACCGCTATTAAAAGCAGTACTGCATACGGCCAGCCGATCATATCCCACAGCGCATGAAGGACAATAGGAATGATGAAGAACTTCAGGAATTTTGAGCTGAAGAAGTGATGTGGAGCGAGCTTTTCCGATCCTTTTGCATACATAAGTGCCGCTCCACCAATTGCCGACCAGACGACATGCCCGCCAACTGATTGCCAGCCACGCAAGAAGATAATTTCAAGCATGGAATCAAGTCCCTCTTCGTACATGTAGCGAAACGCATATCCTGCAGACTCAAACGCTGCGAATCCGGCCCCGATCGCTGCACCGATCAGCAGTCCATTCAATATATAGATCGGGTTCATCCGTTTAATGAAATAGGCGACAATCGCCAGTTTTCCAATTTCCTCAATAACACCAACCATAACAGCACCGACCACATCCATATTCTCCACTGGAAAAATTGAATATAGAATAAGTGCTGCGACAAGTGACGCCGCTCCTCCTACAAAGAAGAGCTGTGCAGTTTCGTAAATACTTACATTTTGCGGCGCATTCATTTCCCAGAAGAATATAAGTAGTGCAAAAGGTCCTGCGAATGAACCGACTACAATCAACCCCGGCAAGGTGTTCTGATTATTGAAAGAATTGATGCCGATATAAAGCAATATGTACGTGAGGGCAAAAATTAGAAAAACACGGGCAAACAGCCATGGTTTCGGCCATGTTGCTTCTATATCCCTAAGCTTCGGAGTTGTCGCTCTCGTACCAGCAGCGAAAAGCATCTCTGCCTCATCCTTCGTATGCTTCTCAAAAACTTCCGAAAAAACTTGCTCCACATTCATTTTAATCTTGCGCCTGTCACCGACATACCGATCCAGTTCTTTCTTCGCAAAGCTGGACCGCATTGCTTCCGAGAAATTTTGTGAAGCTTTCTCATTAATACGGTGCGGACTCAGTTCTTCTGATATTTCTTCCGAGTGAAGAATGGCGCGAACCTTTTCCTTCTCCAGCTTGGCACCGCATGCCTGACAATAATTATCTTTATCATAATTGACGTGTTCACCACATTGATGGCAGTACATGCACATGCCTCCTTTTTCTTGCATAGCAATAGTATCATTTGGCAGAACAAAATTTATTATGCATATTGATTAAGACTTCTCTTTAAAATGGCGACAATAGCCTTTTTCTTGCATAGACCACTTCTCCATAAGCAGACCACATGCTATTCCAGCAGCTCTCACACGCAAACTAAACCGTTCTTCCCCATCCAAACCGATCAGAAACACAAGCACCCCCAATAACAGCAATGCGAGTCTTTTGAAGCCGTGCATTCCGAATCGCCTCTCATTTTGATTTTTCCTATTATGACATTTTGTTTCAAAAATTGCATACTGTGAAAATATAGTATTAAATCTCTTTTTATGATTGAAAAGATTCATATACGGTTGGCATTTTGATATTTTTGTAAGTATTTGAATTGTAAAAAACGAAAAAACAAATGTGGATTTTTGGAAATTAATCTGCTAGTCTAACATCAATCTTTATTAAGAAAAGCCACTCGCACTGTTAACTATTATGCGGATTACAAAATCAACAATTTCAGAAACAAGAGGGATGCATATGAAGAATCAATATGTTTTTGGGCTGCTCATGCTGCTCGTATTATTAAATGGCTGGCTAATTTTAATCGCGGATCTGCCCTTTTCCAAAATAGATTTTATCCTGGCTGCCATGTCTCTTGTCATTATGACCGCATTACCCGGCCGTTTCATTTTCCTGTATCTCGCCATTGTCGTCCTAGGCTATGGAGGATTTCTGACTGGCTATTCATTCTGGTTCCATGAAACCGGAACAATTCAGACGCAGTATATTTATAATCATTTGCTCGTGACAAGCTTCCTCCTTCTGTATTGGGTGCTTATTTATCAAATCAAGGCGCTTACTACTGAAAATGATACGCTTGCCCTGCGGATCGCCAAGTTAGAAAAGATTGATAAAGATACACAAATTCTGACGCCAGAT is a window from the Aciduricibacillus chroicocephali genome containing:
- a CDS encoding methyl-accepting chemotaxis protein; protein product: MNFLQNLKVRTKLAILVIFASCLAAALGLVGLAYMKDMGKDTKEMYQDRLQPIQTIGKMRSNNKAMDSYMLEAMLSKDKAYSKQLVDQIDQLVQENISMEDPSFFKEGVLSFDDYGKIVDQFSEARKKSLDLAKENKNKEAYEVYVNEVKAISQQFDDSIIKLREYHEKTAKQVDIDNDDKIAKASWTLFSLIIVGIILLIAFGMLVSRIITRPLSDISGLMKYAAEGDLTHKGDYQSGDELGQLNASYNHMMDSIRDTISKVNENAEMVVASSAQLSASAEQSTQASTHIASTIQDLAQGSETQLRSTEESEKAIHGITEYTKQINENTNAVSASAKQSAELSAEGEKKIREMVDQMQTISNNVAGLGKAVKALSERSAEIGSINSVITNIADQTNLLALNAAIEAARAGEHGKGFAVVADEVRKLAEQSVNSADQIKALIGTIQDETEETLSNMDETIRGVEVGIQVARSAGDSFAEIEQAIQQVSNQFNDVAHAINQLTDGSLQVADSIRNVKEVAETAAASSQTVSAGTEEQLASMEEIETSASGLAEISEELQHAVKRFKL
- a CDS encoding LrgB family protein encodes the protein MLTFVTGILSIIGTIFIYMLARKISQKYPGPFTIPVLIGTVMIIALLFVLRIPYDVYAQGANWINHLLGPAVVALAYPLYKQWDMLKRNIVPILSGVVVGAISGVASGLILTKLAHIDQKIALSLTPKNVTTPVAMDIAHTIGGVPALAAVFVMFAGIGGAVMSPYLFKLARIRHFLGKGIGIGCASHAIGIAMAMEHSEEEGAAGTVAMGLSSIVVSIITQPLIWLIY
- a CDS encoding CidA/LrgA family protein; this translates as MQVLRLVIHIAILFVFYWLGTWIEHALHLFIPGSVIGMLLFLFCLLTGIFKPKWAEEGASLLIRHLPLLFLPITVGAIEYLDLFKGAGIWIVVIALVSTAMVMLIGGAVTQVLIRRKEGRSQC
- a CDS encoding PrsW family glutamic-type intramembrane protease, translating into MYCHQCGEHVNYDKDNYCQACGAKLEKEKVRAILHSEEISEELSPHRINEKASQNFSEAMRSSFAKKELDRYVGDRRKIKMNVEQVFSEVFEKHTKDEAEMLFAAGTRATTPKLRDIEATWPKPWLFARVFLIFALTYILLYIGINSFNNQNTLPGLIVVGSFAGPFALLIFFWEMNAPQNVSIYETAQLFFVGGAASLVAALILYSIFPVENMDVVGAVMVGVIEEIGKLAIVAYFIKRMNPIYILNGLLIGAAIGAGFAAFESAGYAFRYMYEEGLDSMLEIIFLRGWQSVGGHVVWSAIGGAALMYAKGSEKLAPHHFFSSKFLKFFIIPIVLHALWDMIGWPYAVLLLIAVAWFFIYVMIHLGLKQIVEMHDDEERRRRLSAMT